The Eleginops maclovinus isolate JMC-PN-2008 ecotype Puerto Natales chromosome 10, JC_Emac_rtc_rv5, whole genome shotgun sequence nucleotide sequence AAATAACACGTaagctttaaagaaaaacaactaaaggttaacataaaatgtgtatagATAAATTCTTAATTGACTCtaaattattcatatttgttcAATTGTACTACAGTATATTCCAGATACTATTTTTTATTGTAGGGGAAAACTCCCTCATTTCATTGTCCCTTTGTGTTAACCCACCTATAGACTCAGCTAAGTGTTTAAACAGAAGACTCTAATATCCCGTTATATTCAAAgatagaaaaaaatgtatgattaaaaatgtaagagtttaaatatataaactcttaaataaaagcagaatatTGTTGacgttttctttctttgcttgAATTTGAATTGTTACATCAgggtttcaaatgtgtttatctaTTTGTACAGCTAACTTTTATTGGTTGTGATAGCAACCATTTGGACTGCGTATTAAATCGGTGTTttaaggtttgtgtgtgtgtttgtttttgtgtctgtccGTTATGCCATCCCTGGGCTTCTTCATTATAAAACAACCGGGCCATTGACTCCCCTGGTTTTGCACCTGCCCAACTCCACCACTGATGTAGGGAGTCAGGTGGGCCTTTTAGGCAACAATGAAATCAAATGaggaatgtttaaaaaaaaatgtaatcaatatcATAAATGgatcatttttttcattgtagTGGCTTGCAATGTAGAAAGTGCTTACATCTCTCCTGTTCCTTTTCTTCCGAGGTCAATGCTGGATGGGACGGTTTCCACCCTGCGGTGCCCGGTGTTGATTTCCCCTGGACGTCCGCAACAACATATGGGACCATGGGGCAGCAGTCCAAAGATGGATCCTGCTCCATCTATTCATGTAAGAAACCCCCAATGATGTGACCTAGCACAAATAAACTCAATtgaatattgttaaaaataccAGGAATCTATTGTAACTGAGAACAGCATATATATCCTATTTTCAGATCTACCAGTCAAAATATCAGGCTTTGCAACTTGGccttattcaaataaatatttgttttgtaggaggaaaaataaaacattgaaaaagcTGTCTCATTTAGTCATTCATGgttaaaactaatatttttgataaatTACTCTGGCAATATGTGACTTGTTATCAAGATAATTGTATCCACCTGGGAAGTCTGACAggtgtttgatttaaattaatgCTGATGTGACAAGGCCCTCATCCACATTCATTGAGCTGAGCACTTTCATCTTAAAACACTCTTGTGTATGTGAGTgttcagtgtgtcagtgtagCCGAGGCCTTTTGCTCACTCTCTAATTTGTAACATCACATTGTTGAATGTACTGAAGGCTTAGAGATGAATAACCCACAACACAAACGGTAAAAATGTGTCACGGTTTTTGCAGGCTTTTATATCGTTCAAAATacttattgttgtttaaaatcATCTAGTGTACTGGTCGCATGATGCTACATTACATTAGTTGTTTTGTTGAGTGTAATGGCTAGAAATCGTTGTCAAATAAATAGCTTTGTTTCACACTCATTTACTGGGTTTGGAATTTTGAAATTACTTTATATGTATATAGTTTATGTTGTTGTAATGCAGATATATGTATTCCAATCCTCCCTGTTCAACagttaaaatgatctttttggTCTTAATATGCACAGAATCTCAATCTCACTATTTCAATTGTTTCACCCCAAGGTGATCTTGAGGAAACAAagcatttgcacattttttagGAGAAATTCCTTTAGAATGGAATGTAATCGAGGCCACTTCCAAgtttaaacctttaaaatgtccatgctgaaaatgtgtgagaataaaacaaattgtgatataaaaaatacagtgtGACTCAGAAGTTTCAGGTTTTACAAAATTTAAATTCAGTGTGCATTCTGCTAGCAATTTCCTTAAGACATTTCTtaggtttttgtattttaactgCCCAATATCCATATATGCTAGTACGGGCATTTTGTTACTTGTTACTCTAATAAGTCTATacaacattttagatttttggaCTGTCAGTgttctttttcccttttccacAGATATTTTAGAAGCTACAGGCCACTTAATTATACCCACATTATTCAGATAAGATATACAATGTTATAtcaagtattttgtttttaaataagccTATACAAAATTTTGTTAagatttaattttgaaaaatattagAATTTCACCTTTATGCACAAGTGATTTGatttacttaaaaatgttttcatattttattaaaacctCGACAGTTAAACCTTTTGATAtgcaatttaaatgtatctgattgaaaccatgttttatttaaacaacgTGATAACTTCCTCAACATATTTTTGACATGTCAATTATTCAGATTCCATTTTGTGTCCcatgtctttcttttcatcACTGACCTTACTGGCTTTAACGTAGTCCAATTCAACGAAATtatttcagacacatttttatatacGTTGAAGCttgaaattaatattatttaatatattattatccACACAGCTTAAGGGTGAATTCCCTCGATGTACAGAATAAGAGTTTTTCGATCATGTCAGAcagttataaaacattttttttatttctgtggtTTGTGTCATAACATGTTTAGGCCTATACATCTTTTATGTCAATTGCACTCATTCTGCATACAGGATATTAATGGACACACTCTGATAGGATGTACAACAGTATAGGGATGACATCAGTAGAATACAGAAGGTAATCggaggacttttttttttgccacttcCATCTCTCTTCTCCTGCTTCCCAAACAATATTACACGTTAGAATTGTCATTTTAAGGTCTGATTGTGAGGATTCAGTTATGGAAAAAAGCATTGAGATCCTCATACGGGGGCGCCCTGTCATGGTGCAGGTGCACGTCGTGAAAAGGTGGAATGTTTTCGGACTGCGCGCCGCCACTGCGCGCTCCCGAGGGCCCATATGGTATGCTGTGGCTGGGCCGAGACGTTGTCAGTCCGGAGTAATGCATAGAGTAATGAtagttcctgtctgtctctggagCCTCCTGCTGTCTCCCGGATAGGCCACCGTTTAGGCAGACGGGCGGGCTATGCGGAGCCTCGTAGTCCGGGCTATTGTACTCAGGGGACGTCCCACCTGGCGGGTATACGCCCTCGTACCCGGAGCCGTAGGAATGGCCCCGCACGTTAAGCGCACCAGCCCCGGGCTGGTAATGTGGGCTGGAGATGCGGGAACACCGGTAGGAGTAGGGATTCACGGAGAAAGGAGAGCTGGGCACGTGGAAGCGGGCTCCCTCTGCACACGGCTCAGTCAGGAAGTTTCTGGTGTTGAGCTGCAGACAGCCTGCCACCAGGTTGGTAGTGGGCTGGGACAGCCCTTTGCACAACATCTGCACGTAGGCCACCACATCTGGCCGTTTCCCGTTGCGTAAAATCTCCCCCAGGGCTAAAATGTAATTCTTGGCCAGCCTCAAAGTCTCTATCTTGGACAGTTTTTGCGTTTTGGAGTAGCATGGCACCACTTTGCGCAGATTGTCCAGTGCAGAATTCAAATCGTGCATGCGGGTACGCTCCCTGGCATTTGCCTTCATTCTGCGCACCTTGGAGCGCTCAGCGCGCGCCGGCGTCATCTTACGTTTCTTTGGACCGCGCTTCTTGGGTTTGCCTTCACTGTTCTCATCGTCGCACTCTTCCTCGGCCtcgtcatcctcatcatcatcatcatcgtcgtcgtcgtcgCCGGCCATCTCAGACTCGGCTCGGCTGCTCCCTTCCAGCGGCTCGTCCAGGTCGTCATCATCGAGGTCACAGGGATCGTGCTTTCCGACCTTGTCCTTGTCGTCCTCGTTCTCATTGCCCTCCGCCCAGTCCGCCGCGAGTCTCTGGACGTCTGGCAGGACCTCACTGAACAGACGGCTCAACATCGTGGCAAGCAACCTGCAAGAGAGACAGAATAAACTTTACCTGGCTGTTTGCACCCTGCTGCTGTTTAGGCACCCATGCTGGGCTGTACATGTCCCTCACACAAGGAAAAAATCGGTGAGCTGGAATAGCTTTCCCgtgatacaaaaaaagaaacggtGGTGTGTTTGAATTTGTCAACACGTGTCTAAATACAGTGTTCTGTT carries:
- the LOC134870629 gene encoding neurogenic differentiation factor 2-like, with the protein product MLSRLFSEVLPDVQRLAADWAEGNENEDDKDKVGKHDPCDLDDDDLDEPLEGSSRAESEMAGDDDDDDDDDEDDEAEEECDDENSEGKPKKRGPKKRKMTPARAERSKVRRMKANARERTRMHDLNSALDNLRKVVPCYSKTQKLSKIETLRLAKNYILALGEILRNGKRPDVVAYVQMLCKGLSQPTTNLVAGCLQLNTRNFLTEPCAEGARFHVPSSPFSVNPYSYRCSRISSPHYQPGAGALNVRGHSYGSGYEGVYPPGGTSPEYNSPDYEAPHSPPVCLNGGLSGRQQEAPETDRNYHYSMHYSGLTTSRPSHSIPYGPSGARSGGAQSENIPPFHDVHLHHDRAPPYEDLNAFFHN